One segment of Brassica napus cultivar Da-Ae chromosome C3, Da-Ae, whole genome shotgun sequence DNA contains the following:
- the LOC106433518 gene encoding UDP-N-acetylglucosamine transporter ROCK1 has protein sequence MAASNGAKSASKMGPKVLFYSLLLTLQYGAQPLISKRCIGKEVIVTSSVLTCEIVKVVCALILMARDGSLKGLAKEWTLMGSLTASGLPAAIYALQNSLLQISYRSLDSLTFSILNQTKIFFTAFFTFIILRQKQSVQQIGALCLLIMAAVLLSVGEGSNKTSSSGINPEQVLFSGIIPVLVASVLSGLASSLCQWASQVKKHSSYLMTVEMSIVGSLCMLASTLKSPDGEAIKRHGFFHGWTALTLVPVISNALGGILVGLVTSHAGGVRKGFVIVSALLVTALLQFAFEGKPPSSYCLVSLPLVISSISLYQKYPYLDKKKKKV, from the exons ATGGCGGCGTCTAACGGAGCGAAGAGTGCGTCGAAGATGGGCCCTAAGGTTTTGTTTTACTCCTTACTGCTAACGCTTCAGTACGGAGCACAGCCTCTGATCTCCAAACGCTGCATCGG gaagGAGGTTATTGTAACTTCATCTGTTTTGACATGCGAGATTGTTAAG GTTGTATGTGCTCTGATTCTCATGGCAAGAGATGGTAGTTTGAAAGGGTTAGCAAAAGAGTGGACGTTGATGGGATCCTTGACCGCATCTGGACTTCCTGCAGCCATATATGCACTTCAGAACAGTTTGCTTCAGATCTCCTACAGGAGTCTTGACTCCTTGACTTTTTCTATTCTCAACCAGACCAAAATCTTTTTCACTGCATTCTTTACATTCATCATACTAAGGCAGAAGCAATCAGTTCAACAAATAGGAGCTTTGTGTTTATTGATCATGGCAGCAGTCCTTCTAAGTGTTGGTGAAGGCTCTAACAAGACTTCTTCAAGCGGCATTAATCCGGAACAGGTGCTGTTTTCTGGAATCATCCCGGTCTTGGTAGCCTCTGTGCTCTCGGGTTTAGCCTCTTCTCTATGTCAATGGGCTTCTCAGGTCAAGAAGCATTCATCATACTTAATGACAGTAGAAATGTCTATTGTTGGAAGCCTCTGCATGTTAGCAAGTACCCTTAAATCTCCAGATGGTGAAGCCATCAAAAGACATGGTTTCTTTCATGGTTGGACTGCTTTAACCCTG GTCCCAGTTATAAGCAATGCTCTCGGTGGAATACTCGTTGGCCTAGTTACATCACATGCTGGTGGTGTAAGAAAG GGATTTGTGATTGTCTCGGCATTACTTGTCACCGCTCTGCTGCAGTTTGCGTTTGAAGGAAAACCGCCTTCATCGTATTGTCTCGTATCTCTTCCTCTCGTGATCAGTAGTATCTCATTGTACCAGAAATATCCATACctggacaagaagaagaagaaggtctaA